Proteins from a genomic interval of Proteiniborus ethanoligenes:
- a CDS encoding HesB-like protein, protein MNINVTEKAQEELKKILDKKGSESKSVRIYIAGVGUGGPSFGLALDEQKDGDDVTKIGDYTYLVEKDLLSTYGTFNVDYVNDWLRKGFHIVPIRGGSTCS, encoded by the coding sequence ATGAACATAAATGTAACAGAAAAAGCTCAAGAAGAGCTTAAGAAAATATTAGACAAAAAAGGTTCAGAAAGTAAAAGCGTAAGAATATATATTGCAGGAGTTGGCTGAGGCGGTCCATCATTTGGTTTAGCTCTGGATGAGCAAAAAGATGGAGACGATGTAACTAAAATAGGAGATTACACTTATTTAGTTGAAAAAGATCTTCTAAGCACATATGGTACATTTAATGTAGACTATGTAAATGATTGGCTAAGAAAAGGATTCCACATAGTACCAATCAGAGGAGGATCAACCTGTAGTTAA
- a CDS encoding 5-formyltetrahydrofolate cyclo-ligase, translating into MRNYRKHEIRQEMIALRKQMSKEQVEVLSEKIISTLTKLPIFKESKSIMLYLSFDNEVDTFKLIQLCKDLGKNVIVPFCIDDGKRIVPTEIKSVEKDLVKSSFGYLEPKAELVKPVSTESIDLIILPGLAFDRGCFRVGFGAGYYDRFLSKLCFTIPTIGLAYDYQILEYIATEEHDMPVDYVVTDSRIIIR; encoded by the coding sequence ATGAGAAATTACAGAAAACACGAAATAAGACAAGAAATGATAGCTTTAAGAAAACAAATGAGCAAGGAGCAAGTAGAAGTCTTAAGCGAAAAAATTATTTCAACTCTAACTAAATTGCCAATATTTAAGGAAAGCAAATCAATAATGCTTTATTTAAGCTTTGATAATGAAGTAGACACTTTCAAGCTAATTCAATTATGCAAGGATCTTGGGAAAAATGTCATAGTACCATTTTGCATAGATGATGGAAAAAGAATTGTGCCAACTGAAATCAAAAGTGTAGAAAAGGATTTGGTAAAGAGTAGTTTTGGATATTTAGAGCCTAAAGCAGAGCTTGTGAAACCTGTAAGCACTGAAAGCATTGATTTAATAATACTTCCAGGACTTGCTTTTGATAGGGGTTGCTTTAGAGTTGGCTTTGGTGCGGGCTACTATGATAGATTTCTTTCAAAATTATGCTTTACAATTCCTACTATAGGATTGGCATACGACTATCAAATATTAGAATATATAGCTACAGAAGAGCATGATATGCCAGTGGATTATGTAGTTACAGATAGCAGAATAATAATAAGATAA
- a CDS encoding Crp/Fnr family transcriptional regulator — MENVLGATREYNVCNLCKGKYCAHKVSIFSVLTPEQLGRLTEKIAHKNFKKGQIIFFEGDVSDKLYVINKGKIKIFKYTREGKEQILYLLSEGDFVGDLSLLKKDEFKFNAEALEDSNICILTKDDFDGIIKETPEIGLQILQVVYDRIVKLENLIQSLSTKDIEARIAGLLLSFVKDFGVAKGDIIELELPLSREDIANYIGVTRETISRKLGSMQEQGVIELIGSKKIIINDIEELEYMTT; from the coding sequence ATGGAAAATGTTTTAGGAGCTACAAGAGAATATAATGTTTGTAATCTATGCAAAGGTAAATACTGTGCTCATAAGGTATCAATTTTTTCTGTACTGACTCCAGAACAACTAGGAAGGCTTACAGAGAAAATAGCACATAAAAACTTTAAAAAAGGTCAGATAATATTTTTCGAAGGCGATGTATCTGATAAGCTTTATGTTATAAACAAAGGGAAGATTAAAATATTTAAATACACTAGAGAAGGAAAGGAACAAATACTCTACCTTCTTTCTGAAGGTGATTTTGTTGGAGACTTAAGCCTTTTAAAGAAAGATGAATTTAAATTTAATGCAGAGGCATTAGAAGACTCAAATATTTGCATACTTACAAAGGATGATTTTGATGGCATAATAAAAGAAACACCTGAGATAGGACTTCAAATACTACAGGTGGTTTATGATAGAATCGTAAAGCTAGAGAATCTCATCCAAAGCCTAAGTACAAAAGATATAGAGGCCAGAATAGCTGGACTTTTGCTTAGCTTTGTAAAGGATTTTGGAGTTGCAAAAGGAGATATAATAGAGCTTGAGCTGCCTTTAAGCAGAGAGGATATAGCTAATTATATAGGAGTTACCAGAGAAACCATCAGCAGAAAATTAGGCAGCATGCAAGAGCAAGGAGTAATAGAGCTAATTGGAAGCAAAAAAATAATAATTAATGATATAGAAGAGTTAGAATATATGACTACTTAA